The genomic segment GTCACTTCTGTAACCCCTTCATCCCTCCCAGCACCTCGGAGCACAGGTGCAAGGCCGGGGCCTCCCCACGTCCCCCCATTTCCTCGGGCTCGTACCCTACCCATCTTGCCAAACAAGGCAACCCCGCCTCAACAGGGAGGTGCTCCTGAGATGCGGCCACCAGGGAGCGGCAAGGACGCAGGGGTAGGAAGggggcctctcccctccctgcagcctcTGTCCTGACACGCAgtgacacacacacattctgctCCCACGCTTTATTGGGACAAAGGAGGGGGCGGGCAGACCAACACCACAGACCCACCCACCAGGGGGGTCCGGACTTGAGCACCCAGCACAGCTTGAGTACATAATAAATACAGGCAACGTGGGTGGCGCGTGGGTCGGGGGTTCCATACGCAGGAAGGACACTCGAGGCCCTTCCAGTCTCGGGATCCGAGGCGCACGCAGCACTGGCCCAGTCCACTcacagaggaaggaggcagaggggagcgGTTTCCACTGTGCAGATGGGAAGGGAGAGGTTTCCTTGTGCAggggggggaagaggagagaaatggagggaaaCTCCTTTTCACATTTCGAAGAAGAGCAGATTTCACCTTACAGATGGCAcgagagggaaaaaggaaagttgGCTTCCCATTCGCAGACATGGccgtggggaaggggaagagtcATTTTGCGGCGGGGCAGACACTTCTGCGGCCATCGGTGTGCACAGGTCCGTGGCCCCGGGGCCGTTCCATTCCCAGGGCGCAGGAGGGAGAACGGACGGGACAGGGGCTCGGCCTAGAGGACCAGAGAGGTGTAGCCCACGGGCACCAGCCCCTCCGCGCCATCCCGCCCACAGCGGAGCCAGTCCTCGTCCACGGTGGCGACCACTCGCAGCACCTCCCCGCGCCTGAAGCTGAGCTGGTCGGGTCCCGCCGCGGTGTGGTCACAGAGCGCGCGGACGGCCCTGCAGGGAGCCAGAGGGATGGGCCGGGATGAGCGAGGTGGGCACCCCGCTGTCCCCGGCGCGCCTTCCCCACCGCGTGGGGCCAGTGCTGACCGGGCTCCGGCAGAGGCGCGGGGCCTATCCGTCAACGTGTGGGTTCTACTGGGGCCCTGCCGAGCTCCAAAGCTGGCCGCCGCCGCTTATCTCACCCCACCCACGTCCTCTGGGCCTTCAAATCCGACCCATGCAAACTAAGCGACTTATCTGAACCCTCCCAGCCAGGCCTCCTCTGGGCCTCCTCGGGGGCAAACACACCACCTTCCCCCCAGGGGCTGCTGGCAGACCCTGCATCGCCCCCAAAACTCGTTTGCCCCCCGCATCCCCACCACTCCGTCCACCCTCCTCTTCACGTCCACTGCTGCCGCTCTCCTAGGGCGGCATCCTCACTCTCTGGACCACACCACGGGGTCTGgtcccctctccccgccccatccctcctggcctgcctgccccaggccccttctccaccctgagatcagagaTCCTTCTAAAACACAGGCCAGCATTTCATCCCCGGGCAGAAGACCCTTCGCGGGCTCCCAGGCCCTCCACCCTGAAGTCCGGTGCCTTAACTGACCTGCTGAGGCCTCCAGCAGTCCGTCACCACCACCAACATCCTCCCCCCAGACCCGAGCAGGGCACAGTTCCTCACCTGCCACACCCGGGCCTCGATGCCCCACCCGCCCCATCACCAGGCCTTCCCTGAACCCCCAGacctggcctccctgcccagaGTAACCACCACACACTACGGTAACTGCGCATCTGCTCGCTGGAACCTTCTCTGGGCCACAAGCTCCCGGAGGGCACGGGCTCCGGGCGTTTGCCCTCCTGTTCCGTCCCGCAGTACCATACTGGGCACACAGTACTTGAAAAACACcgtcaaaggaaggaaaagtcaaGAAACCTAATTCAGTGGACCGAGAGCAGCCAACTGAAGCCAGACTCCGAAGCAGACGCGGCCCCTGGTATCAAACCTGAGCAGGCCGCTCCGGGGGACCCCGCAGACACGGCCCGAGGCTTCCCGCTCCCTCCGGGACCTAACGGAGCGGGCTCACCGCCTCGTACAGGGAACAACACAGGCCCAGACACGAGCGCTTCACGCCAACGACAGGACGAGCGCTATCTGACCTCACAGCTCCCCGCCTTTCACGCCGctacccacccctgccccccgtAAACTCGAAATGCGCCCCCCACCTGTGGGTCTGCACCACGCCGGCGACGGAGGCCTCAAGCTCCTCAGGAGGCGAGAGAGGCTCGGTAGGTGCCCCCCGCTTCACCAGAGCCAACACACTCACTGTCGGGGGCAGCCAGCTGGACGGTCTCCTGGGGAGAACACGGGGTCACAGAGGTCACCCGACCTCCAGGGAAGGACCCAAGGACCCAGGACTTTGGAGGCAGGAAGAGGCTGCAGGGCCTGATTCCAAAGAGGTCAGGAGTGGGTCACTGCTGAGGGCCCTTCAGGGTGATTAGGGAGGTGGCGACAGCGAACACCAAGAGGGGCGTAGGGAAGGTCACACCCAGGGACAGGAAGCAGCACCGTTTTTCTTTTTGTCAAGGGCCGGATAGGAAGTATTTCTGGCTTTGAGAACCAAGAAGCCGAAGGGGGCAAGTCACGCTCGCTCCCGCAGCAAAAGAACAAGCAAGGCCGCGGACCTCAGGCCTAAGCGATCCCTGCGAGGCCAAGCGGGGGTGACTGGGGCGCTGAGGAGGGGACCGGCTACCCCCGTACCTGGACTTGCCGGTTCCTCCGTCAGTTTCCGTGAGGCCCCCGGGCACTCCAAACAGCCTCCCCAGCCACACGCCTCGGCCCGGTGCGGCGTCCTCTGCGGGCACGGGCCTCTCCCGTGGGCCTCCAGCCGCCGTCCCAGGACCCCACGACCTCCACCGGGGAAGAGGGAAGCCCTCGGCGCCCCCGGAGGCGTAGACCCGGGAGGCCTGGGTCAGCTGCTCCCACCAGCTGCCTGGTGTGGGGGCGCCGGCGGGAGCCGAAGGGCCCGGAGGGGTCTCCCCGGAAGCCCCCCGAAGGCTCTGGGCCAGCCGCCCCCCCCAGTGCAGCACGGCGTGCACCGTCTGCCGCAGGGCGGGGGGCGAGCCCGGGGCCGAAGCGGCGGGGGGCGGTCCCAGGGGCAGGTGGTGGTGCTCAAAGAGCAGGTCCAGGTGGAAGGTGAGGACCGACAGCGGCTGCAGCAGGAGCAACAGCTCCGCGGACAGGGCCGGGCAGCCACCCCGGGCCAAGGACAGGAATCCCGTGGGCACGTACAGGAGGGACAGCAGGCCTGGGGACGAGCAGGCTGCCGTCAgcgcccccgcgcccgcccccgcccagccTCTGGCTCTGCTGGCCGCTGGGGGACGAAGCACTGACTGACAGCAAGTCGGGGGGCCCCGCGGCACCACGGTGTGGGGGTGCGCTAGCCCGGAGCCTCACCCAACGAGGCCCCAAGGATGAGGAGCGTTCCCGAGGGGGCAAGGGGAAGAcggcaggaggaggcaggaggccctggggcaggagagccggggaggcaggggaagaaggaagaggaggacaagcagactctagaGGTTTCGGGGAGGATCTGGGTCTTTCCTGCTGTGGGGCAATGGGACACGCTAAACGTGTGCGGCACAGAGTAACACAAGGGGACACGGGGATCGAGGTCACTCTGGCTTCGCTGGGACCAGCAGCAGAGACAGcgcgccccctccctccctcctaggcTGGCAGCCCCCCGTGCCCTCCGGCGTCTGACCTGCATcctcctggaggctggaaaaCCACAGCTCCAACTGCTTCGTGCTAGGGGAGAAAGGACAGCGCGGGCTCGGGAGGGCCAGGATGGGGGACGAGCTTCCAGGGGGACAAGGCCACCAGCACCGGGCTCCTCCCGCCCGTGACACCCGCGCGGGCCCCAGGCCGTGGGAGGGGCGCCAGGGGAGCGGCCACTCACTTGAGGAGGCCCAGGATGAAGGCGTGAAAGCGGCTGCGGCTGCTGCTCAGCGGGGCCAGGCGGCTGACCTGGCCGTACAGGGTCCCCAGCGCGCGGCTGCTGGCACCTGCGGACAGCGCGCTCTGAGCCCGGCCCAGgcccgcccgcgcccccgcccgcgcccccgcccgcgcCGCACCTGGCTTCACCGAGGCCTCCACCACGCTCCAGGGGCTGGTCCTGCGCTGCCCAGTGATGAGATCCTTCCGGAAGGGCTTCAGCCCGTCGGCCACCAGGGCGTGCAGGGCCGGACAGAGGGTGGTCAgcaccaggtgccccacatctggGCTCAGCCGGCTATCCCCCAACTGGGCCTGGGGGCGACACAGCGGACATGTCCCAGGCGCCTGCGGCCGCCTCCCCGCCCACCGTTCGTGCGGCCCCAGGGCCTCCCCAGCGGCACCCTCACCTTCTGAACCAGGTTCCGGGCGGCCCCGAAGTGCGAGATGATCTTATCCACGGAGGCGCTCACGGCTATCAGGAGCCCTGCGAGGGGCGGGCACGGAGCGCGCGTCTGTGCGGCGCCCGTGCCCGCGCACACCCCAGGGCCCCGGGGCACCCAGGGCACCCAGGCTCCTGCAGGCCGCCCCGGAGCGAGGGCCCAACCAGCAGCAGCTGACCTGGTGGAAGTCGGGGTCAGGAGTCCGGGCGCCCTACCTTTCTTCTGCTCCTGCAGCTGGCCAGTCCCGCTCTGGGCCTCTGCCATCCACCGTCGCTGGGCCCCGGGCGCGCCGGCGAACGACCAGGAACTCCGGGCTGGGGTGAAGGAAGGACGCGGAAACGCTTACGAGGGTGACCCGAGGACGCCGGGCTGGCGCACAGGTCGCCCTAGGGCCCGCAGCGCCACGGGCCGGAAGCGAGCAGGGACAGGGCCCCGGCCTGCGTGGGGCGCCCGCACTCGCCGTCCCCTCCCCCTCTCGGGCCGTGCGGCGACCTCCGCCCCGTCTGCCCCGCCCGCTGGGCCCGTGGAGGGAGGGCAGCCCCGGGAGCACGTGGGGGGCCGGGACCAAtggacggacagacagacagaccggCGGGAGTGGGAGGCGACACGGAGGGAGAGGCGACCCCGGGGTCGGGAGGCTGGGAGGCGCGGGCGTGGGCCCACCCGAGTCCGGCGCCcgcttctcccccaccctcccgaGCGAGGCGGGGGCCaggcccccagcgccccccacgCCCCGGCACCGCGCAGGCCCCGGACCGTGCACTTGCTGGCACCCCCTCAGCCCGCGCCCCCCACGCCCGGGCCTCgaggcccagggcccagccccgCGGCGGGTGGCGGGGCCAGATGCCCCCCGCCGGCGGGCGGGGCCGCGCCGCCTCCCCGAGGACGCTGGGGGCGGAGGTccggcgcggggggcggggcgacCCCCGCGGGCTAGCCCGGGGCCGTCTTACGTAGCCTGGGCGGAGGCGGCGGGCTCCTGGTCCGGCGGGGGGCCTTCGGCGGGCGCGGCGGCGGTGGCAGCGGGGGGGCGGGCacctggcggggcggggggaccGCGGCGGGGAAGGTGCTGCTTCTGGGAAAGAGCGGGGACAGCAGCAGTGCCAGCTCGGGGCtggccaggcagggcagggccccCCGAGCCGGGGGCGAGTGGGCGCCCACCGGGGACAGGCGGACGGGCAGCAGCTGCTTCTGCGGGGGCCTCGGCGCGCCCAGCTGCCGCAGCCCCGTGCGGGGCGGGCCGGCCGGACGCGCCGGGAGCGGGGTCCCCGCCGCGCCCGCGCCCTCCAGCAGGGGGCGCGCGGCGGCCGCGGaccgcggggcggggggcgggggcggcggggggaggccGGCTGCAGCGGGGGCgagggcggggcggcgggggcggggcggcagCCAGGCGGGGCGGGCGGAGAAAGAGGGAGCAGAGAGTTAGTGCCGTCGCCCGGCGGccccccagggccccctcccGGAGCGCTCGCtggcggcgggggggcgggcggcACAGACGGAGGGGACggggcgggcagggggcgggggtggggggggcgaggCCGCAGCtcggcccctccccgccctcctcccccccGCGGTTCCCCGCGGCCGCTTACCCGCACGGCCGGCCTGCGCGCCCGACTCCTCGGGCTcccgggcggcggcggcctcCTGGCCCGCCGCGGGGCTGCCCGCCCTGCCCTCCTCGGGCGGCCGCTCTGCGATGGGCTGCAGCCCCGGCCGGTTCTTCCTTCTCCGCGGCGGcacgggcgggggcgggggccggggcggcACCAAGGCCCAGCCGGCCGGAGGGTCCCGGGGCGGcaccggcgggggcggggcccggctCCGGGAGCGGAGCTCCTTGAAGGTGGTGACTTCCCGGGGCGGTGCCGGGGAGCCGCCCAGCGAGCCGCTGGGGGGCAGCTCGCTGTCGGGCGAGAAGACGATGAGCCAGTCGCTGCGGTCTTTCTTGACCTGCGGCACCAGGGGCAGCCCCGGGCCCCGCTTGCGCTTCTGGGCCAGCTCGTGGAAGGACGTGATTGTCCGGTGGGACGCCGGCTCCTCGCTGACGTCACTCCGCCACCCCGCATCAGCTTTCCCCGCATCTGTTTTCGAGCTGCAATCAGTTATTCCTGTGCTGCTTTTCCAACTGGAGTCGAGTTTTCCAGGTTCCGTTTTCCAGCTAGAGTTGGTATTCCCACTGATTGTGCGGCCGGAGTTATTGTTCTCCGTGGTTTTCCAGCCCGCGTCAGTTGTCTCCCTGTCGATTTTCCAAATGGGGTTGATTTTCCAACTGGGCTCGGTTTTCCCAGCGTCGGCTTTCCCATCATCCGCCTCTGGGAGCTCGGAGGCAGGGAGGTCCTGCTCCCCACCGTCGTCCTCTTCCTCTAGCCCTGGGGAAGCGGGGTCCCGGCAGGTGGTCAGGGCGTTGCAGTTGGAGTCCAGGCCAGGGCCCGGTGGGGAGGATGCTCCGGAGCAGGAATCGGGCGAGCAACAGAAGCTGTCCGGAGAGCAGGCGCCAGGGCCTGCGGAAGCCAGTGGGGATCCCTGCTCCAGGGGGATGATGCTGGGCTGAGGGTGGACATCCTCGTC from the Halichoerus grypus chromosome 7, mHalGry1.hap1.1, whole genome shotgun sequence genome contains:
- the RUSC1 gene encoding AP-4 complex accessory subunit RUSC1 isoform X1, with amino-acid sequence MLSPQRALLCNLNHIHLQHVSLGLHLSRRPELREGPLSTSPPPGDTGGKESRGPCSGALVDANSNSPAVPCRCCQEHGPGLGNRQDLAQEEEGAASPSDPGCSSSLSSCSDLSPDESPISVYSRGLPGDEDVHPQPSIIPLEQGSPLASAGPGACSPDSFCCSPDSCSGASSPPGPGLDSNCNALTTCRDPASPGLEEEDDGGEQDLPASELPEADDGKADAGKTEPSWKINPIWKIDRETTDAGWKTTENNNSGRTISGNTNSSWKTEPGKLDSSWKSSTGITDCSSKTDAGKADAGWRSDVSEEPASHRTITSFHELAQKRKRGPGLPLVPQVKKDRSDWLIVFSPDSELPPSGSLGGSPAPPREVTTFKELRSRSRAPPPPVPPRDPPAGWALVPPRPPPPPVPPRRRKNRPGLQPIAERPPEEGRAGSPAAGQEAAAAREPEESGAQAGRAAGLPPPPPPPAPRSAAAARPLLEGAGAAGTPLPARPAGPPRTGLRQLGAPRPPQKQLLPVRLSPVGAHSPPARGALPCLASPELALLLSPLFPRSSTFPAAVPPPRQVPAPPLPPPPRPPKAPRRTRSPPPPPRLPRSSWSFAGAPGAQRRWMAEAQSGTGQLQEQKKGLLIAVSASVDKIISHFGAARNLVQKAQLGDSRLSPDVGHLVLTTLCPALHALVADGLKPFRKDLITGQRRTSPWSVVEASVKPGASSRALGTLYGQVSRLAPLSSSRSRFHAFILGLLNTKQLELWFSSLQEDAGLLSLLYVPTGFLSLARGGCPALSAELLLLLQPLSVLTFHLDLLFEHHHLPLGPPPAASAPGSPPALRQTVHAVLHWGGRLAQSLRGASGETPPGPSAPAGAPTPGSWWEQLTQASRVYASGGAEGFPLPRWRSWGPGTAAGGPRERPVPAEDAAPGRGVWLGRLFGVPGGLTETDGGTGKSRRPSSWLPPTVSVLALVKRGAPTEPLSPPEELEASVAGVVQTHRAVRALCDHTAAGPDQLSFRRGEVLRVVATVDEDWLRCGRDGAEGLVPVGYTSLVL
- the RUSC1 gene encoding AP-4 complex accessory subunit RUSC1 isoform X2; this encodes MLSPQRALLCNLNHIHLQHVSLGLHLSRRPELREGPLSTSPPPGDTGGKESRGPCSGALVDANSNSPAVPCRCCQEHGPGLGNRQDLAQEEEGAASPSDPGCSSSLSSCSDLSPDESPISVYSRGLPGDEDVHPQPSIIPLEQGSPLASAGPGACSPDSFCCSPDSCSGASSPPGPGLDSNCNALTTCRDPASPGLEEEDDGGEQDLPASELPEADDGKADAGKTEPSWKINPIWKIDRETTDAGWKTTENNNSGRTISGNTNSSWKTEPGKLDSSWKSSTGITDCSSKTDAGKADAGWRSDVSEEPASHRTITSFHELAQKRKRGPGLPLVPQVKKDRSDWLIVFSPDSELPPSGSLGGSPAPPREVTTFKELRSRSRAPPPPVPPRDPPAGWALVPPRPPPPPVPPRRRKNRPGLQPIAERPPEEGRAGSPAAGQEAAAAREPEESGAQAGRAARSSWSFAGAPGAQRRWMAEAQSGTGQLQEQKKGLLIAVSASVDKIISHFGAARNLVQKAQLGDSRLSPDVGHLVLTTLCPALHALVADGLKPFRKDLITGQRRTSPWSVVEASVKPGASSRALGTLYGQVSRLAPLSSSRSRFHAFILGLLNTKQLELWFSSLQEDAGLLSLLYVPTGFLSLARGGCPALSAELLLLLQPLSVLTFHLDLLFEHHHLPLGPPPAASAPGSPPALRQTVHAVLHWGGRLAQSLRGASGETPPGPSAPAGAPTPGSWWEQLTQASRVYASGGAEGFPLPRWRSWGPGTAAGGPRERPVPAEDAAPGRGVWLGRLFGVPGGLTETDGGTGKSRRPSSWLPPTVSVLALVKRGAPTEPLSPPEELEASVAGVVQTHRAVRALCDHTAAGPDQLSFRRGEVLRVVATVDEDWLRCGRDGAEGLVPVGYTSLVL